In one window of Bizionia sp. M204 DNA:
- a CDS encoding succinylglutamate desuccinylase/aspartoacylase family protein, with product MSQKIITILGENIEPGKSYELNFDVAKLHTASSIDVPIIIERAKKTGPTVLLTAGIHGDELNGIEIVRQLIAKGINKPKCGTIICIPIINIFGFINLSREFPDGRDLNRVFPGLKNGSLASRVAYKLVNEVLNQADYVLDFHTGGAGRFNAPQVRIAKNSNRLDALAKTFGAPFVLYSKNLKKSFRETAYKAGIATLLFEGGKSHHIDVNITNTGVNGAKRVLHSLGMLGSKFKVTEPKQKPVFIMASKWQRANYSGMFKASVATGTKVKKDDILGNITDPYGKFNHFVRANSSGYIINVNESPLVYQGDALFHITARLKQHHVKQVENDEV from the coding sequence ATGTCGCAAAAAATCATAACCATTTTGGGTGAAAACATTGAGCCAGGCAAAAGCTACGAGCTTAATTTTGATGTGGCTAAACTACACACAGCATCCTCTATTGATGTTCCTATAATTATTGAGCGTGCTAAAAAAACAGGGCCAACCGTTCTACTTACGGCTGGTATTCATGGAGACGAGTTAAATGGTATTGAAATTGTGCGTCAACTCATTGCAAAAGGCATCAATAAACCAAAATGTGGAACAATTATTTGCATACCTATTATTAATATTTTTGGGTTTATAAATTTAAGTCGAGAGTTTCCTGATGGTCGCGATTTAAATCGGGTTTTTCCTGGTTTAAAAAACGGATCTTTAGCCAGTCGGGTTGCTTATAAACTAGTAAATGAAGTGCTTAATCAAGCCGATTATGTCCTTGATTTTCATACGGGAGGCGCTGGTCGTTTTAATGCACCGCAAGTACGTATTGCTAAAAACAGCAACAGACTAGACGCTTTAGCAAAAACCTTTGGAGCACCCTTTGTTTTGTATTCTAAAAACTTAAAAAAATCATTTAGAGAAACGGCTTATAAAGCTGGAATTGCTACCTTATTATTTGAAGGCGGAAAATCACATCACATAGATGTAAATATTACTAATACAGGCGTAAATGGTGCCAAACGGGTTTTACATAGTTTGGGCATGCTGGGTTCTAAATTTAAAGTAACCGAACCCAAACAAAAACCTGTGTTTATTATGGCTAGTAAATGGCAACGCGCCAATTATTCGGGGATGTTTAAAGCTTCGGTTGCTACGGGGACCAAAGTAAAAAAAGATGATATACTTGGAAATATTACCGATCCTTACGGCAAGTTTAATCATTTTGTACGTGCTAATAGTTCGGGATATATAATTAATGTGAACGAATCGCCATTGGTTTATCAAGGTGATGCCTTATTTCATATTACAGCTCGTTTAAAGCAGCATCATGTTAAACAGGTTGAAAATGACGAAGTCTGA
- a CDS encoding 5-formyltetrahydrofolate cyclo-ligase has translation MTKSELRKIYKQKRQALSLETIDDLSLQIANNLLEMPIWERLYYHIFLSITEQKEINTDYIISILSGKDKHTIISKSDFQTTELSHYLLTDATIIKKNAYNIPEPVNGIPIASRVIDVVFIPLLAFDKQGHRVGYGKGFYDGFLKDCKPETIKIGLSFFEAENQIEGIFENDVPLDFCVTPTKTYQF, from the coding sequence ATGACGAAGTCTGAATTACGAAAAATCTACAAACAAAAGCGGCAAGCACTTTCATTAGAAACGATTGACGATTTAAGCCTTCAAATTGCAAACAATCTTTTAGAAATGCCAATTTGGGAGCGTTTATACTACCATATATTTCTGTCTATTACCGAACAAAAAGAAATTAACACAGATTATATTATAAGTATTCTTTCGGGAAAAGATAAACATACAATCATTTCAAAAAGTGATTTTCAAACCACTGAATTATCGCATTATTTATTGACCGATGCTACAATTATTAAAAAAAACGCCTATAACATTCCAGAACCTGTTAATGGAATTCCGATAGCTTCCCGTGTTATAGATGTCGTGTTTATTCCGTTATTAGCATTTGATAAACAAGGCCATCGTGTAGGTTACGGAAAAGGTTTTTATGATGGTTTTCTGAAAGATTGCAAACCCGAAACGATTAAAATAGGGCTTTCTTTTTTTGAAGCCGAAAACCAGATTGAAGGCATTTTTGAAAACGATGTGCCACTGGATTTTTGTGTCACACCAACTAAAACCTATCAGTTTTAG
- a CDS encoding M23 family metallopeptidase, translating into MNLLKVSYFIWTCLIPAGLFAQLDVASRYENIENGYEFYVDNNEPFPVSIQVSFKLKNLKSSEGNDKIFLLPANTKNIKLTTLTQIKKGKYGVSGSTTYNYGDHYLKDYEKEYPYVLPFNKGEAYMLSQGYNGKSSHANENALDFSMPIGTPILAARGGLVVEVVDKFSKNCTTQDCKEFNNKVIIYHDDGTFAEYTHIKQKGAKVKKGDVVEKNQFIAESGNVGWSTGPHLHFVVFIQTLKGRKTLETKFKISDNQPIQFLTEKTEYKRL; encoded by the coding sequence ATGAATTTATTAAAAGTTAGTTACTTCATCTGGACGTGTCTTATTCCAGCAGGCTTATTTGCACAGTTAGATGTGGCATCCCGTTATGAAAATATAGAAAACGGGTATGAATTTTATGTTGATAATAATGAACCCTTTCCCGTCTCAATTCAAGTTAGTTTTAAATTAAAAAATTTAAAATCTTCCGAAGGGAATGATAAAATATTCCTGCTACCCGCAAATACAAAAAACATTAAGCTAACAACCTTAACACAAATTAAAAAAGGTAAATATGGTGTTAGTGGAAGTACCACCTATAATTATGGTGATCATTATTTAAAGGATTATGAAAAAGAGTATCCATATGTTTTGCCCTTCAATAAAGGTGAAGCTTACATGCTTTCTCAAGGATATAATGGTAAATCATCTCATGCTAATGAAAATGCTTTAGACTTTTCCATGCCAATTGGCACTCCAATTCTTGCGGCGCGTGGTGGTTTGGTTGTTGAGGTTGTAGATAAATTTAGTAAAAATTGTACAACCCAAGACTGCAAGGAGTTTAATAACAAAGTTATTATTTACCATGACGATGGTACTTTTGCTGAATATACACATATAAAACAGAAAGGCGCTAAAGTTAAGAAAGGTGATGTTGTTGAAAAAAATCAGTTTATTGCTGAAAGTGGAAATGTAGGTTGGTCTACAGGACCCCATTTACATTTTGTTGTATTTATTCAAACCTTAAAAGGCAGAAAAACACTGGAAACTAAATTCAAGATTAGTGATAATCAACCTATTCAATTTCTAACAGAAAAAACAGAATATAAACGGTTATAA
- a CDS encoding lipoprotein signal peptidase, with the protein MSLKKSILFIILILLIDQVSKIYIKTHFVLGEDITVFSWFKIYFIENDGMAWGTKISDFVSFISDRTAKISLTLFRIVAIFGIGYWLYDATKKQQSQILIWAVALIFAGAMGNIIDSVFYGVIFDDSYGQVASFMPASGGYDSLLHGKVVDMLYFPLWKGYLPDWLPFYGGEYFTFFEPVFNVADMAISTGFGLLIVFNKRAFA; encoded by the coding sequence ATGTCTTTAAAAAAATCCATTCTTTTTATTATTCTCATATTACTCATAGATCAAGTGAGTAAAATATATATCAAAACCCATTTTGTTTTAGGTGAAGATATTACTGTTTTTAGCTGGTTTAAAATCTATTTCATTGAAAATGATGGTATGGCTTGGGGAACCAAGATTAGTGATTTTGTCAGTTTTATTTCAGACAGAACAGCAAAAATTTCTTTAACGTTATTTCGGATAGTCGCTATTTTTGGAATTGGCTACTGGTTGTATGATGCAACAAAAAAGCAGCAGTCACAAATACTAATTTGGGCAGTGGCACTTATTTTTGCTGGTGCCATGGGTAATATAATCGATTCCGTATTTTACGGTGTAATATTTGATGATAGTTATGGCCAAGTAGCCAGCTTTATGCCTGCTTCTGGTGGCTATGATAGCCTTTTGCATGGTAAAGTAGTAGACATGTTGTATTTTCCTTTATGGAAAGGCTATTTGCCAGATTGGTTACCTTTTTATGGTGGTGAATATTTCACATTCTTTGAACCCGTTTTCAATGTAGCTGATATGGCAATTAGTACAGGTTTTGGGTTGCTAATTGTGTTTAATAAACGCGCGTTTGCTTAA